A genomic window from Mesorhizobium sp. 131-2-1 includes:
- a CDS encoding YaiI/YqxD family protein, with the protein MPAPEIYVDADACPVKAEVEKVAERHGIVVTYVSNGGLRPSRDPMIRNVVVSKGADAADDWIVENAKSNDIVVTADIPLAARTVALGAHVLGPTGRPFTPETIGMAVAMRDLRQHLRETGESKGYNASFAPQDRSRFLGELDRILRRALKSVTPD; encoded by the coding sequence ATGCCCGCACCTGAAATCTATGTCGACGCCGACGCCTGCCCGGTCAAGGCCGAGGTCGAGAAGGTCGCGGAACGCCACGGCATAGTCGTCACCTATGTTTCCAATGGCGGCCTGCGCCCCTCGCGCGATCCGATGATCCGCAACGTCGTGGTGTCCAAGGGCGCCGACGCGGCGGACGACTGGATCGTCGAGAACGCCAAGTCGAACGACATCGTCGTGACGGCCGACATCCCGCTTGCCGCGCGTACCGTGGCGCTTGGCGCCCATGTGCTCGGCCCGACCGGGCGTCCCTTCACTCCGGAGACGATCGGCATGGCGGTGGCAATGCGCGACCTGAGGCAGCATCTGCGCGAGACCGGCGAAAGCAAGGGCTACAATGCCTCCTTCGCGCCGCAGGACCGCTCGCGCTTTCTTGGCGAGCTCGACCGCATCTTGCGGCGGGCGTTGAAATCCGTCACACCGGACTGA
- a CDS encoding DUF1345 domain-containing protein, which translates to MVDDTSVKTPMHRHVQFALSATIGIVALLLALVLRVPLPYSIGANAFFAAYVGLVLALMPRLTGHYLSRNARATDLPVLGIFAVTLFIVAVATVSLFQLINQKDAAHPFELGFAMLSIPLGWFAIHAMAALHYAHVYWMDGAEVDANTKKKMPVGGLDFPGDKRPEGWDFLYFATVIGMTAQTADTAITTSHMRQVVLIHSILAFFFNTVIVATAVNLAVSLGSP; encoded by the coding sequence ATGGTTGACGACACATCCGTCAAAACGCCGATGCATCGGCACGTGCAGTTCGCTTTGTCGGCGACCATTGGCATTGTCGCTTTGCTGCTGGCGCTGGTCTTGCGCGTGCCACTCCCCTATTCGATCGGCGCCAACGCCTTCTTTGCCGCTTATGTCGGCCTCGTACTCGCCCTGATGCCGCGGCTGACCGGCCACTATCTCAGCAGGAACGCGCGCGCTACCGACCTCCCCGTACTGGGTATCTTTGCCGTTACGCTCTTCATCGTCGCTGTCGCCACCGTTTCGCTGTTCCAGCTGATCAACCAGAAGGACGCCGCGCATCCATTCGAGCTCGGCTTCGCCATGCTCTCGATTCCGCTCGGCTGGTTCGCTATCCACGCCATGGCGGCGCTCCACTACGCGCACGTCTACTGGATGGACGGCGCCGAGGTCGATGCCAACACCAAGAAAAAGATGCCGGTTGGCGGCCTCGACTTCCCCGGTGACAAGCGGCCCGAGGGCTGGGATTTCCTCTATTTCGCGACCGTGATCGGCATGACCGCCCAGACCGCCGACACCGCCATCACGACCTCGCACATGCGCCAGGTCGTCCTCATCCATTCGATCCTGGCGTTCTTCTTCAACACGGTGATCGTCGCCACCGCGGTCAACCTGGCGGTCAGCCTCGGCAGCCCGTAA
- a CDS encoding GNAT family N-acetyltransferase has translation MAPRLQAEHDLSSHDLGAIEERLNADNRRIAGRDDDRGLVFAVRDEAGRAIGVAAGYSWAGIAELELMWVEHEVRGRGYGRELLDAFVAEAASRGARRIWVATHDFQAPAMYEKAGFERMAEFAGWPEGHSNFILCKTIAANG, from the coding sequence ATGGCGCCTCGCCTGCAAGCCGAGCACGATCTGTCGTCACACGACCTCGGTGCCATCGAGGAACGCCTCAACGCCGACAACCGGCGTATCGCAGGCCGCGACGACGATCGGGGCCTTGTCTTTGCCGTACGGGACGAAGCGGGGCGCGCAATTGGCGTTGCCGCCGGTTATTCGTGGGCAGGCATCGCCGAGCTCGAATTGATGTGGGTTGAGCACGAAGTTCGGGGCCGTGGCTACGGCAGAGAGCTGCTCGACGCCTTTGTCGCCGAGGCCGCAAGCCGCGGTGCGCGGCGAATCTGGGTCGCGACGCACGACTTTCAGGCGCCCGCCATGTACGAAAAGGCTGGTTTCGAGCGTATGGCCGAATTTGCCGGGTGGCCCGAAGGCCACTCCAATTTCATTCTTTGCAAGACAATAGCCGCGAACGGCTAG
- the gcvH gene encoding glycine cleavage system protein GcvH has protein sequence MAKTYFTEDHEWLRVEGGVATVGITDYAQEQLGDLVFVELPEVGRKLAKGDTAVVVESVKAASDVYAPVDGEITEANSSLSSDPSLVNSAATGDGWLWKMRLANEGQLDGLLDEAAYKAHIG, from the coding sequence ATGGCAAAGACCTATTTCACCGAAGACCACGAATGGCTCCGTGTCGAAGGCGGCGTCGCCACCGTCGGCATCACCGACTACGCGCAGGAGCAGCTCGGCGATCTCGTCTTCGTCGAACTGCCGGAAGTCGGCCGCAAGCTGGCCAAGGGCGACACCGCCGTCGTGGTCGAATCCGTCAAGGCCGCGTCGGATGTCTACGCGCCGGTCGACGGCGAGATCACCGAGGCCAACAGCTCGCTGTCGTCGGATCCGTCGCTGGTCAATTCGGCCGCCACGGGCGACGGCTGGCTGTGGAAGATGAGGCTCGCCAATGAAGGCCAGCTCGACGGGCTTCTGGATGAGGCCGCCTACAAGGCCCATATCGGTTGA
- the gcvT gene encoding glycine cleavage system aminomethyltransferase GcvT, translating into MTGDQARHLPLEDLHMTAGARFGAFAGWSMPLTYPAGVMKEHLHTREHAGLFDISHMKLFLVSGPGAAALLNRACPLDAGALGISQSKYTFFLNEAAGIIDDLIVTRLGDERFMVVANAGNAAVDEKHLRALAADFDAKVDALDRVFLAIQGPEAWAALARAGMETGSLLFMHGIEPRQNWFMSRSGYTGEDGFEIGLPEADARDLVATLLKDERVQWIGLAARDSLRLEAGLCLHGQDITEEFDPASAGLMWAIPKDVRAAGHFIGADALRAILERGPAQKRVGLKPDGRQPVRAGAALFDADGNPAGHVTSGGFGPSAGHPVAMGYANTALAKPGTRLFADVRGTKIPIDINPLPFTPHRYRKG; encoded by the coding sequence ATGACGGGCGACCAAGCCAGACACCTACCCCTCGAGGATCTGCATATGACCGCAGGCGCGCGCTTTGGCGCGTTCGCCGGCTGGTCGATGCCGCTCACCTATCCCGCCGGCGTGATGAAGGAGCACCTTCATACCCGCGAGCATGCCGGCCTGTTCGACATCTCGCACATGAAGCTGTTTCTGGTCAGCGGTCCGGGTGCCGCTGCGCTTCTCAACCGCGCCTGCCCGCTCGACGCCGGCGCGCTCGGCATCTCGCAGTCGAAATACACCTTCTTCCTCAACGAGGCTGCCGGCATCATCGACGACCTTATCGTCACCAGGCTTGGCGACGAGCGCTTCATGGTCGTCGCCAACGCCGGCAATGCCGCCGTCGACGAGAAGCATTTGCGGGCGCTCGCCGCCGATTTCGACGCAAAAGTGGACGCGCTCGACCGCGTCTTCCTGGCGATCCAGGGGCCGGAAGCATGGGCCGCCCTCGCCCGCGCCGGAATGGAGACCGGCTCGCTGCTGTTCATGCACGGCATCGAGCCGCGCCAAAACTGGTTCATGAGCCGCTCCGGCTATACCGGCGAGGACGGTTTCGAGATCGGCCTGCCGGAAGCGGATGCGCGGGACCTGGTGGCCACGCTGCTGAAGGACGAGCGCGTGCAGTGGATCGGCCTCGCCGCCCGCGACTCGCTGCGACTGGAGGCCGGGCTCTGCCTTCACGGCCAGGACATCACCGAGGAGTTCGATCCGGCCAGCGCGGGCCTGATGTGGGCGATTCCCAAGGATGTTCGCGCCGCCGGTCATTTCATCGGTGCCGACGCGCTGCGCGCCATACTGGAGCGCGGCCCGGCGCAAAAGCGCGTTGGGCTGAAGCCGGACGGCCGCCAGCCGGTGCGCGCGGGTGCTGCGCTTTTCGATGCCGACGGCAATCCGGCCGGTCATGTCACCTCGGGTGGTTTCGGCCCGTCGGCCGGTCATCCGGTCGCCATGGGCTACGCCAACACCGCGCTGGCCAAGCCCGGAACAAGACTGTTCGCCGATGTCCGCGGGACGAAAATCCCGATCGATATCAACCCATTGCCCTTCACGCCTCATCGCTACCGCAAAGGATAA
- a CDS encoding molybdopterin-binding protein, whose protein sequence is MAKFQINRRKFLTSASLGLSGIALSGCDAFDSGLGVGGGLRSFLENANGLTYRAQRLLAGRDALAQEFTEADIRQPQRPNGVTAPDDDTYKGLLANNFADWRLEVSGLVEKPLSLTREQLQNMPSRTQITRHDCVEGWSCIAKWTGTPLSLVLDQAVVKPQARYVMFHCLDTIDRSLSGDVKYYGTIDLIDARHPQTILAYGVNGKPLPVENGAPLRVRVERQLGYKMPKYIYKIELIDSFAAIGGGRGGYWEDNGYDWYGGI, encoded by the coding sequence ATGGCGAAGTTTCAGATCAACCGCAGGAAATTCCTGACCTCCGCCAGTCTCGGCCTGTCCGGTATCGCGTTGTCCGGCTGCGATGCCTTCGACAGCGGTCTCGGTGTCGGCGGCGGCCTGCGCAGCTTCCTCGAAAACGCCAACGGCCTGACATACCGGGCCCAGCGCCTGCTGGCCGGCCGCGACGCGCTGGCCCAGGAATTCACCGAGGCCGACATCCGCCAGCCGCAGCGGCCGAACGGCGTCACCGCGCCCGACGACGACACCTACAAAGGGCTGCTTGCCAACAATTTCGCCGATTGGCGCCTCGAAGTCTCCGGCCTTGTCGAGAAGCCGCTGTCGCTCACCCGCGAGCAGCTTCAGAACATGCCGAGCCGCACCCAGATCACCCGCCACGACTGCGTCGAAGGTTGGAGCTGCATCGCCAAATGGACGGGCACGCCGCTGTCCCTGGTTCTCGACCAGGCGGTCGTGAAACCCCAGGCCCGCTATGTCATGTTCCATTGCCTCGACACGATCGACCGCAGCCTCTCCGGCGACGTCAAATATTACGGCACCATCGACCTGATCGATGCCCGCCATCCGCAGACGATCCTGGCCTACGGCGTCAACGGCAAGCCGCTCCCGGTCGAGAACGGCGCCCCACTGCGCGTGCGTGTCGAGCGCCAGCTCGGCTACAAGATGCCGAAATACATATACAAAATAGAGCTGATCGACAGTTTCGCCGCGATCGGCGGCGGCCGCGGCGGCTATTGGGAAGACAATGGCTACGACTGGTACGGCGGCATTTGA
- a CDS encoding cytochrome b/b6 domain-containing protein, protein METVARSEPAADAQAASKDATLIYRQSRWTRLTHWLWAIALFFMLLSGLQIFNARPQLYIGKESGFGYNNTVFAIGAENTDQGPRGYTEIFGHRFDTTGVLGWSGPPGQETPRGFPSWATIPSYYDLGTARVVHFFFAWVLSATLLVWLIAGLINGHVRRDLAPRLDDIRRLPRDIVDHAKLKFHHTREYNTLQKMAYGGVLFVLLPLMIITGLAMSPSMNSVLPFLNDLLGGRQTARTIHFTAMVLLVGFFIIHMVMILAAGPINELRSIITGWYRTDPPAHDDSSRERSA, encoded by the coding sequence ATGGAAACCGTTGCCAGGAGCGAGCCCGCCGCCGATGCGCAAGCCGCATCGAAGGACGCCACGCTGATTTACCGCCAGTCCCGCTGGACGCGCCTGACCCACTGGCTCTGGGCCATCGCGCTGTTCTTCATGTTGCTTTCCGGCCTGCAGATCTTCAACGCCCGCCCCCAGCTCTATATCGGCAAGGAATCCGGCTTCGGCTACAACAACACCGTCTTCGCCATCGGCGCCGAGAACACCGATCAGGGTCCGCGCGGCTACACCGAGATCTTCGGGCATCGGTTCGACACGACGGGCGTGCTCGGCTGGTCGGGACCGCCTGGACAGGAGACGCCGCGCGGCTTCCCGTCATGGGCGACGATCCCGTCCTACTACGACCTCGGCACCGCCCGCGTCGTGCATTTCTTTTTCGCCTGGGTGCTCTCCGCCACCTTGCTCGTCTGGCTGATCGCCGGCCTGATCAATGGCCATGTTCGCCGCGACCTCGCCCCGCGCCTCGACGATATACGGCGCCTGCCGCGGGATATCGTCGACCATGCGAAGCTGAAGTTCCATCACACGCGCGAATACAATACGCTGCAGAAGATGGCCTATGGCGGCGTGCTGTTCGTGCTCCTGCCGCTGATGATCATCACCGGCCTTGCCATGTCGCCCAGCATGAACTCGGTGTTGCCGTTCCTCAACGACCTGCTCGGTGGAAGGCAGACGGCGCGCACGATCCATTTCACCGCAATGGTGCTGCTCGTCGGCTTCTTCATCATCCACATGGTGATGATCCTTGCCGCCGGCCCGATCAACGAATTGCGCTCGATCATCACCGGCTGGTACCGCACCGACCCGCCGGCGCATGATGACAGCTCGCGCGAGAGGAGCGCCTGA